DNA from Vitis vinifera cultivar Pinot Noir 40024 chromosome 19, ASM3070453v1:
AATGCGGCCAAAGGGCACTTCCATGCGCCCACATCAAGAGGTTCAAAACTCGGGCAGGTGGATATGCAGAAACATTAATATATGGGAGAACTGTGTAATTGAGGTAAGGTCCTCCCATCACTCTTAATTAAACTCGAAACCTAACGAAATAGTAGAAATTGAGATGAAggatatttatctttaaaaaatctctaaaatacctttgactattaaatgaaaaaactaaccAATCACCTCATCTTTCTCATCCTCTCTTTGACTTTTTTACCCTTCTCTCACCTATTTAATGGTAAAACCAActtgaatcatttttcttcatcaaattgaatatgaaagatggttaaaaattattattgccaaatgcatttttgaagtgaataacttttaaatacctcatcaaatattattattttttcaaacttacataatatataataaatattttttaaatatgttgaaaaattacataatatataataaatattattctttatttcaaacttatattatttctcatatatattaaataatttttaaacacctcataaaatattagtattatttgtttgttctaacttgtaaattagatatcatcaaatattatattttttcaaatttatagaacatataataaatactttttaaatacctcataaaatattattattattattttttaacttgcaaattagacacatgtgtttattatttctcatattatttcgaaaataatgtaaacactcacacgcatataaataaataaatatatatatataatattaatcaagaaaataatatttttaaaactaatttactaacctttcaataattttgaaagtgtaaatagAGTAATTGGCCGaattaaagtcttcaaaatattcaaaatttctctatTCCAAAATTGCCTAATTGCTctccacactaatcctaaatattttttaataaagatttaaatatttaaaaccaataaaataaatactttcttattgaagcaattttttcaaagtaataagataaaaatcatgaaatcttcaaaactataattacaacaaatattttaaaatttaaaactaatttcataatttaaattaatgatttaaaaaaataaaaatgttataaaaataattatttttaatttttaattctatttaaatatgatttttttactctctattgataacaatgaaactatgtttataaaggtaaaatagtaaaaatatatatttcatttaatttacttataatgaacaattcaaacatgattaattttaattttataccctatgtgttaatttttgtagggaatgtcttaatgacatagtttggtaaaaaaaaaaacaaaaactctcaataatcgtcttaatgtcaaactcaagttgtttaaaaatcgtacaaaatatattaggagccttgtacactcttgtacacttagcacattttCATTGTACAGTTaatgtaatacccttgtacaatgacatgAATTTCATATCTCTCTTAAGTTATATGTTCATGTGGGTGTATTAagtatattttcaatggtttggttgagaaaatggtggatgacttagTGTACACTAGGAAGGAAGGGGAAagagttttttgttttgttttgttttgtttctttttctttttttttaccactccgAGAATAAGCTGTTCTAGGGGGGTGAGATGGAactggaacaaaaaaaaaaaaaacaacaaggCATGGGTGAACTTTTTGGGGCGACCAGATGGGACGGGAAAaggctggaaaaaaaaaatgaaaaaggagaaagatAGCTTCATAGGCCATCGGTGAGGAGCCTTAGAGAGAGAAATTGAAAAGGGAGTAGGGGGGAGCTTGTCAGTTCAATATGATTTCAGCATTCTCTAGTATTTTCTCATTTCATACTTTTCTATCCTGGTTcttgctgtttttttttttttagttcatttgCTGATTGGTGTGGATGTTATAGGCCACTCGTTTGTTTTGTGAGACTCTTGGTATGCTTGCtctatttttagatttatttttgggtgtttttggACTTCTCTTGAAAGTATCTGATGCTCTGTCCCTTCCCATAACTtgatgtatcaaaaccatgccCTCGTTTCCTCTGGATTCTAGTTGCTCATATCTCTTCGACAGTCCATGGCGTAAAGCTAGGCTCATACTTTGTTTTTATTACGTTTTCATTCTTCCATGGTTTTTTGCTCTGTTTCTTGTCAAGGGTGGATGACGCTCCTTCAGATGGTGAGCTCTATCGAGCTAATGGACGTGGGGATAACATAAGGATGCATGCATTACGGAAACCGGTCTTGCAACTCCATCTACCATTCCACATCCTTCAATCACCACACCCATGTCTTCCTTCCTCATATCCTAATACACCCATCCCCATTCAtacctttattttcctttaacaCCCAATACCCACTTCACTCACCACCTTTCTCATCTTCACAAACCCACTGCCCTCGAAGCATTAGATCGCCATGGCGAAGGTGTTTGCGTTGTTTCTCTTGGCTCTTCTCGCCATTTCCATGCTTCACACCACTGTTTTGGCTTTGCATGGCCATGGCAGTCACCACTACGACCAAAAGAACTATGGTCCGGGGAGTCTGAAGAGCTTCCAATGCCCGTCACAATGCTCAAGGAGGTGCAGCAAGACACAGTACCACAAACCTTGCATGGTCTTATGTCAGAAGCGCTGCAAAAAGTGCCTATGCGTTCCCCCAGGGTATTATGGTAATAAAGTCGTCTGCCCATGCTACAACAACTGGAAGACCAAGGAAAGAGGACCAAAATGCCCTTGAGCTGTTCCCTTATTTACCCTTCTTACCCATTTTAAGTTGGCCCATTTGAttgctttaatttttaagtaatttccaCGTTTCCAATTTacgtaatttaatttttaaagctctaatttctcaataaattttctaaattccaatttctaaatcctattttcaaaacttacGTCTTCCagcaattcttcaaaatcccaacTTTTAGATTTAATCTTCAAGGTTTCCAATCTcacataattttccaaaaatttccaaattcaaaattcaatccCTTAAGAAATCTCATTcctcaaacaatttttttcaagttctaattctcaaattcattttttttaaaaaaaaaaaaaatcaatttttaagtaattcttcaaaattccaatttctaaatttagttctcaatttctaaaattccaattttccaatttctaaatttaattttcaatttccaaaattccaattttcacatttctttatttaataattattattttcgttattattattattctatttatttatttatttttaaattttcatccttaaacatttttttaaaaattccgatttccaaatttaatttccaactTCCACAATAAAATTCCAtccttaaacatttttttaaagttccgatttccaaatttaatttccaatttccagaattttaattttcacatttatttatttaattattattatttttgttattattattttatttatttatttatttattttttaaaatttcatcatcaaataattttcaagattccaattttcataacttaattttcaaaactccaattcataatttaattttcgaagctccaaactctcaaataattttcaaaattccaacttctttcaaatataatttttaaaatttcaattcttaaatctaattttcagaactccaatttctttcaaataattttcaaaacttcaattttcaaatttaattttccaaactttaattttcaaatt
Protein-coding regions in this window:
- the LOC100254384 gene encoding gibberellin-regulated protein 4, with the translated sequence MAKVFALFLLALLAISMLHTTVLALHGHGSHHYDQKNYGPGSLKSFQCPSQCSRRCSKTQYHKPCMVLCQKRCKKCLCVPPGYYGNKVVCPCYNNWKTKERGPKCP